In Pseudomonadota bacterium, the following are encoded in one genomic region:
- a CDS encoding EVE domain-containing protein, giving the protein MARRFWLMKTEPDVFSWDDLERSADRTTPWDGVRNYQARNFMRDDMQIGDGVLFYHSRQDPMAIVGIARVAKAAYPDPSQFDPESKYFDPKSPSESPRWFCVAVQAVRRLDEPVTLARLREAPALAEMQLLRKGQRLSVQPVTASEWKAVLRLAGVNAREV; this is encoded by the coding sequence ATGGCACGTAGATTCTGGCTCATGAAGACCGAACCCGATGTGTTCTCGTGGGACGATCTCGAACGCAGCGCTGACCGCACGACGCCGTGGGATGGCGTGCGAAACTATCAGGCGCGCAACTTCATGCGCGACGACATGCAGATCGGCGACGGGGTGCTGTTCTACCACTCGCGCCAGGACCCCATGGCCATCGTGGGCATTGCGCGCGTGGCGAAGGCGGCGTACCCAGACCCTTCGCAGTTCGACCCCGAGTCGAAGTACTTCGACCCGAAGAGCCCCTCGGAATCACCGCGCTGGTTCTGCGTTGCGGTGCAGGCGGTGCGGCGGCTCGATGAACCGGTGACGCTTGCGCGCCTGCGCGAGGCGCCCGCGCTGGCCGAGATGCAGCTGCTGCGCAAAGGCCAGCGGCTTTCCGTGCAGCCGGTGACCGCCAGCGAGTGGAAGGCGGTTCTACGCCTCGCGGGCGTGAACGCCCGCGAGGTGTGA
- a CDS encoding alpha/beta fold hydrolase, which yields MAASPWASGSASSCSRWTSQSPGSCCSRSAGSHRDLRGSESLHTCVPHALEGRAMSTTIESVELTGPAGRLEGLLNIPEGPVSRVALVCHPHPLHGGTMHNNVVYHTARALRERGLAVLRFNFRGVGRSEGTYDAGRGEADDAQAALEALLTRFPGTRCWVGGFSFGSRVGLQIGMRDPRVDGLIGVGIPVNATDFSWLTESSKPVAVVQGAGDEFGAETVVRLLIDRLPCPALLQVVPDGGHFFPKRFDALRAAVDTAADFLEEHRDGT from the coding sequence ATGGCAGCGTCGCCCTGGGCGAGTGGCAGCGCATCTTCATGCTCGAGATGGACAAGCCAAAGCCCCGGGTCCTGCTGCTCCAGATCAGCGGGGTCGCACCGTGATCTGCGCGGCTCGGAGTCTCTCCACACGTGCGTTCCTCACGCACTTGAAGGGCGCGCGATGAGCACGACCATCGAGAGCGTCGAGCTGACCGGGCCCGCGGGGCGTCTCGAGGGCCTCCTCAACATCCCCGAGGGGCCCGTGAGCCGCGTTGCGCTGGTCTGCCATCCGCACCCGCTGCATGGCGGCACCATGCACAACAACGTGGTGTATCACACTGCACGCGCGCTACGCGAGCGAGGGCTCGCCGTGCTGCGCTTCAACTTCCGCGGCGTGGGGCGCAGCGAGGGGACGTACGATGCCGGGCGCGGCGAGGCCGACGACGCGCAAGCAGCCCTCGAGGCGCTGCTGACGCGCTTCCCCGGCACGCGCTGCTGGGTGGGCGGGTTCTCGTTCGGCTCCCGCGTGGGGCTGCAGATCGGCATGCGCGATCCTCGGGTCGACGGCCTGATCGGTGTGGGCATTCCCGTGAATGCCACCGACTTCTCGTGGCTCACCGAGAGCAGCAAGCCCGTGGCCGTTGTCCAGGGCGCGGGCGACGAGTTCGGCGCGGAGACCGTGGTGCGGCTGCTGATCGACCGACTCCCCTGCCCCGCGCTGCTCCAGGTCGTTCCCGATGGCGGGCACTTCTTCCCCAAGCGCTTCGACGCGCTGCGCGCGGCTGTCGACACCGCCGCCGACTTTCTCGAGGAGCATCGCGATGGCACGTAG
- a CDS encoding YjbQ family protein, producing the protein MESQQMTTETAGSPAPNVIVRERAGAPTRGTMTIVTERLRVQAPTSPGLVDITESVIDSVTASTIAQGQLTVFCRHTTAAVVVNEDEPLLHLDIADFLERIASSQADYRHDNFEIRTENLVADHGRNAHAHLKTLVLGASLVLPVVDGSVALGEWQRIFMLEMDKPKPRVLLLQISGVAP; encoded by the coding sequence GAGACCGCTGGGAGCCCCGCGCCGAACGTGATCGTACGCGAGCGCGCGGGGGCGCCGACACGCGGCACGATGACCATCGTGACCGAGCGCCTGCGCGTGCAGGCGCCCACGAGCCCAGGCCTCGTCGATATCACCGAATCGGTGATCGATTCAGTGACGGCTTCGACGATTGCGCAAGGACAGCTGACGGTGTTCTGCCGTCACACCACTGCCGCCGTAGTCGTGAACGAGGACGAGCCCCTGCTGCATCTCGACATCGCCGACTTCCTCGAGCGAATCGCGTCGTCACAGGCCGACTACCGTCACGACAACTTCGAGATCCGGACCGAGAACCTGGTGGCAGACCACGGTCGGAACGCCCACGCGCACCTGAAGACCCTTGTGCTGGGGGCGTCGCTGGTGCTCCCCGTCGTCGATGGCAGCGTCGCCCTGGGCGAGTGGCAGCGCATCTTCATGCTCGAGATGGACAAGCCAAAGCCCCGGGTCCTGCTGCTCCAGATCAGCGGGGTCGCACCGTGA